One window from the genome of Pseudomonadota bacterium encodes:
- a CDS encoding YcxB family protein, which yields MSKLTFSRTEKDFLNFSRIAAGPYRRRGIIYIIVAVGIAIAAALAVIDMVRVAGYFPSDRFTQTVLTTLIYFLIFYLLLRFFNAFGKQSWLAEDGNFLSKKTFQMTAKGISEESDYQKSFTDWRGVISIQETPDYILFYIDRMQAYLLPKSAFKKPEDIPGFLEKAHGYWQKAGGGVKPEKEKNDTAVVE from the coding sequence ATGAGTAAACTGACATTCTCACGCACGGAAAAAGATTTTCTGAATTTCAGCCGCATCGCTGCGGGGCCCTATCGGCGGCGGGGAATTATTTATATCATTGTTGCCGTCGGTATCGCGATTGCGGCAGCACTGGCTGTGATCGATATGGTACGGGTGGCGGGATATTTCCCGTCGGACAGGTTCACGCAGACGGTTTTGACCACCCTTATTTATTTTCTGATTTTTTATCTGCTGCTGCGTTTTTTTAATGCCTTTGGCAAACAGTCATGGCTGGCTGAAGATGGAAATTTCCTGTCAAAAAAAACATTCCAGATGACGGCGAAAGGGATAAGTGAGGAATCGGATTACCAGAAAAGCTTCACCGATTGGCGCGGCGTCATCAGTATTCAGGAAACGCCGGATTACATTCTGTTTTATATCGACCGGATGCAGGCTTATCTGCTGCCGAAATCCGCATTTAAAAAGCCGGAGGATATTCCCGGTTTTCTTGAAAAGGCGCATGGTTACTGGCAAAAAGCGGGCGGCGGCGTGAAGCCTGAAAAGGAAAAAAATGATACGGCTGTTGTGGAATAA
- a CDS encoding SDR family NAD(P)-dependent oxidoreductase, with product MGLPKTILITGATSDFGVAFAKKFAEAGAQKIYLHGRNADKLAALQKMLPCETEILLCDLSDKQAIDTAFAGLKDIDLLINNAGGALGLEKVYEAKPEDWEQMVEANVSSLIRITRHILPDMVARRSGHVINISSVAGSWPYPGGHVYCASKAFATQFSLAMRADLVGTNVRVTSIEPGLVETEFSLKRFKGDQEKAAAVYADTRPLKAADIAETVFFAAAMPEHANITRLEIMSTDQATGPFQIYRGA from the coding sequence ATGGGACTGCCAAAAACCATTCTGATTACAGGGGCAACCAGTGATTTTGGTGTCGCTTTTGCAAAAAAATTCGCAGAGGCGGGGGCGCAGAAAATCTATCTGCACGGACGTAATGCCGATAAACTCGCGGCGCTGCAAAAAATGCTGCCCTGTGAAACGGAGATACTGCTTTGTGATCTTTCCGATAAGCAGGCCATCGATACGGCTTTTGCCGGTTTAAAAGATATCGATCTGTTGATTAATAATGCAGGCGGCGCTTTGGGACTTGAAAAAGTCTATGAGGCAAAGCCGGAGGATTGGGAACAGATGGTGGAGGCCAATGTCTCCTCCCTGATCCGTATTACCCGTCACATCCTGCCCGATATGGTGGCGCGGCGCAGCGGGCATGTCATCAATATCAGCTCGGTCGCAGGCAGCTGGCCTTACCCGGGCGGTCATGTCTATTGTGCGTCCAAAGCCTTTGCAACGCAGTTTTCGCTGGCGATGCGCGCCGATCTGGTCGGCACAAATGTGCGGGTGACATCCATTGAGCCGGGTTTGGTGGAAACGGAATTCTCTCTAAAGCGTTTTAAAGGTGATCAGGAGAAAGCGGCGGCGGTTTATGCCGATACCCGCCCGCTGAAAGCCGCTGACATTGCCGAAACAGTGTTCTTTGCCGCGGCAATGCCGGAACATGCGAATATCACGCGGCTGGAAATCATGTCGACCGATCAGGCGACTGGACCGTTCCAGATTTATCGCGGAGCGTAA
- a CDS encoding DUF808 domain-containing protein has product MSTGLLALLDDIAALAKMAAVTLDDVATLTVQAGTESVGVVADDAAVTPRYVIGFKPERELPIIRKIAIGSLKNKLVILLPAALLCGWLMPWIITPVLMLGACYLCFEGYEKLHDYFHPAQREKTLPEAVEEKLPNVQEMENERVESAIRTDFILSAEIMAIAFASVKDQPLLMQGFILLAVAFGITALVYGVVALIVKADDAGLYLAQRKGKGEKIWQAIGRGLVRSMAPFLQGLSALGTVAMLYVSGGILVHGFAGYGAHFLERLIHIIPYGSPVLTVILAAAAGFLVALAVPFLQTLWGKAAKIITKKS; this is encoded by the coding sequence ATGAGCACAGGTCTGCTGGCATTATTGGATGATATTGCCGCACTGGCGAAAATGGCGGCGGTGACGCTGGATGATGTCGCGACACTGACAGTGCAGGCGGGAACGGAATCGGTCGGTGTGGTGGCGGATGATGCCGCCGTGACGCCGCGTTATGTGATCGGTTTTAAACCTGAGAGGGAGCTGCCGATTATCCGCAAAATCGCCATCGGCTCTTTAAAAAACAAACTGGTTATTTTACTGCCCGCCGCGCTGCTTTGCGGCTGGCTGATGCCGTGGATTATTACGCCGGTGCTGATGCTGGGCGCATGCTATTTGTGTTTTGAAGGTTACGAAAAACTGCATGACTATTTTCATCCTGCACAGCGGGAAAAAACGCTGCCGGAAGCCGTGGAAGAAAAGCTGCCGAATGTTCAGGAGATGGAAAACGAACGCGTGGAAAGTGCCATCCGCACGGATTTCATCCTGTCGGCGGAAATTATGGCGATTGCTTTTGCCAGTGTGAAAGATCAGCCGCTGCTGATGCAGGGATTTATTCTGCTGGCGGTGGCTTTTGGAATTACGGCGCTGGTTTATGGTGTGGTCGCGCTGATTGTGAAGGCGGATGATGCAGGTCTTTATCTGGCACAGCGCAAGGGCAAGGGGGAGAAAATCTGGCAGGCTATCGGTCGCGGCCTTGTCCGCAGTATGGCACCGTTTCTGCAAGGGTTGAGCGCATTGGGCACTGTGGCGATGCTCTATGTCAGCGGCGGCATTCTGGTGCATGGTTTTGCCGGATATGGCGCGCATTTTCTTGAACGCCTGATTCATATTATCCCTTATGGCTCACCGGTACTGACGGTGATACTGGCGGCGGCGGCGGGATTTCTGGTCGCATTGGCTGTGCCGTTTTTGCAGACATTATGGGGCAAGGCGGCAAAAATCATCACGAAGAAATCTTAA
- a CDS encoding DUF3592 domain-containing protein, with the protein MFDILFDGISAWNQTGLMIGGVICFLIGGLFLADFLYWRIKGIRVKGEIKAVKTKISRIAHRRKEEKEKEERKKEETEKEGFWKGFRKNPFSSLIALIFAGMFIAFPFVFIGIGVYHGYKYYDLKTHGIYTDAVVVQNKHETDSEGGSSYYAIVSFTDRQGNYQEHRDSISNQNGDTFRRGTHLPVYYQPDKPSRFIIDDFWHNMAAIFIFPAFGLFFIGVIFFVSHMNSKQKKKGERPDKPNYMNEMYTAVYEYQLPTGEVLQAEGTTSSNILTDKIPGTRVTLLVSPNKPDRVRRPGKIGITIAMILLGVGAVLFYAAFETFKFSMFSVLFPFLLLGYFGVKIYSKLSANPEMKAGIKKMLQDVRDRKQPLVEFDGGRSSSADGADFLTEEEIKARLYWMDRYNQYWVPVLLALGIAAIVGGNYLSKNLTQMLEMGISTKGHVVRMESRYDSSSDGSGYTYHAVVEFETQEGETISFTDKLGASHPLYETGDEVTVVYEAHKPRDAMVDRGIWNWALPGGLMAFGCFLIWGALNTQVKILRRRRRAV; encoded by the coding sequence ATGTTCGATATTCTCTTTGACGGTATTTCTGCATGGAACCAGACCGGTCTGATGATCGGCGGCGTGATTTGTTTTCTGATCGGCGGATTGTTTCTGGCCGATTTTTTGTATTGGCGCATAAAAGGTATTCGTGTCAAAGGCGAGATCAAAGCGGTAAAGACGAAAATCAGCCGTATTGCACATCGCCGGAAAGAGGAAAAGGAAAAAGAGGAGCGCAAAAAAGAGGAAACGGAAAAAGAAGGTTTTTGGAAGGGGTTTCGAAAAAATCCGTTTTCCAGCCTGATCGCCCTTATTTTTGCCGGCATGTTTATTGCCTTCCCGTTTGTGTTTATCGGCATCGGCGTTTATCACGGCTATAAATATTACGATTTGAAAACGCACGGCATTTATACCGATGCCGTGGTAGTACAAAACAAACATGAAACCGATAGTGAAGGCGGGTCGAGCTATTATGCCATTGTGTCTTTTACGGATCGTCAGGGGAATTATCAGGAACACCGTGACAGCATCAGCAATCAAAACGGCGATACGTTCCGGCGCGGTACGCATCTGCCTGTTTATTATCAACCGGATAAGCCGTCGCGGTTTATTATTGATGACTTCTGGCACAATATGGCGGCGATTTTCATCTTCCCCGCTTTCGGGCTGTTTTTTATCGGGGTGATATTCTTTGTTTCCCACATGAATAGCAAGCAGAAGAAAAAAGGGGAAAGGCCGGATAAGCCGAATTATATGAACGAAATGTACACGGCAGTCTATGAATATCAGCTGCCGACGGGCGAGGTTTTGCAGGCGGAGGGCACAACATCTTCTAATATACTGACGGATAAAATTCCGGGAACGCGCGTGACGTTGCTGGTGTCCCCCAATAAGCCGGACCGTGTCCGCAGACCGGGAAAAATAGGTATTACAATCGCCATGATTTTGCTGGGGGTTGGCGCTGTTCTGTTTTACGCCGCCTTTGAAACATTCAAATTCAGTATGTTTTCGGTGCTGTTTCCTTTTCTGCTGCTGGGATATTTCGGTGTGAAAATATATTCCAAACTCTCTGCCAATCCCGAAATGAAGGCAGGTATTAAAAAGATGCTGCAGGATGTTCGGGACAGGAAACAGCCATTAGTTGAATTTGACGGCGGTCGCAGTTCCTCCGCGGATGGAGCGGATTTCCTGACCGAAGAGGAAATCAAAGCCCGCCTTTACTGGATGGACCGCTATAACCAGTATTGGGTGCCTGTGCTACTGGCCTTGGGGATTGCCGCGATTGTCGGCGGCAATTATCTCAGCAAAAATCTGACGCAGATGCTGGAAATGGGTATCAGCACAAAAGGGCATGTGGTGCGGATGGAAAGCAGGTATGACAGTTCTTCCGACGGCAGCGGCTATACTTATCACGCAGTGGTGGAATTTGAAACGCAGGAGGGAGAGACGATCAGCTTTACCGATAAGTTGGGGGCAAGCCATCCGCTATATGAAACGGGGGATGAAGTCACAGTTGTGTATGAGGCGCATAAACCTCGTGACGCCATGGTCGATCGCGGCATCTGGAACTGGGCGCTGCCGGGCGGCTTGATGGCGTTCGGTTGCTTCCTGATATGGGGTGCGCTCAACACGCAGGTGAAAATTTTACGCAGGCGCAGACGCGCGGTTTAA
- a CDS encoding ATP-dependent Clp protease ATP-binding subunit — MTTDISKNFLIRGEDYLARRPEFTFVGREKELQQLSRILMRNKANSILLVGAGGVGCTALCLGLEAAKNLPDTPFDIIKKRLFWLDTDGLFSSGNTQQTNENFQKMLRRLSHYPDTLLLIEDMRDFIEATRNNGCTHFINALMQAVERGKFQAIFECRDEDLEVVLKCHSNISECYTMMDLQEPDDGSLKIIVQEAVKSLQAYHHVGISEEAIDTAIQLTCKYRVREMSLSRAQPERTMNLLDRAFTAYRQAAHGQPPELTEKQSRLTEVKPNSKDMKELEAEIAAIKTKWEDTQSRLRKLHHNQSEAEETLRRLEDELEAQRKKDQENLEERKAAYDAKAAENSEKNFKPFSMTTAAAGFESEEVNALKAVMKKVQDAIQKNKAEFVALTEEINAGLELKAEHVLAEFSMLSGIPASKLNRDEKAKLLELDKALSSRVFGQDHAVRKLADAVRVARVGLKDPHKPQASFMFLGPSGVGKTEMAKALTAALHDDERALLRFDMSEYMEKHAVAKLIGAPPGYEGYEAGGILTNAMRRNPYVVILFDEIEKAHPDVFNVFLQVLDDGRLTDNRGLTVSFSEAVIIMTTNIGQKNFLDPSMSYDEAVAETIQELDNTYRLEFLNRFNGRQNIVCFNALDLAVIERIAAREIGKLNAQIKAQGRNIQIEIDEPSLAAICKDHYSPSNGARGIPGYFAAKVHPVIANMLLESELSAGIMKVTYDKKTKDLQVVPSAATEANDGKPAKRDKSYA; from the coding sequence ATGACAACGGATATTTCAAAAAACTTTCTGATACGCGGCGAGGATTATTTGGCACGCCGCCCTGAATTTACCTTCGTCGGGCGGGAAAAGGAACTGCAGCAGCTCTCCCGTATTCTGATGCGTAACAAAGCCAATAGCATCCTGCTGGTCGGTGCGGGCGGTGTCGGCTGCACCGCGCTTTGTCTTGGATTGGAGGCCGCGAAAAACCTGCCCGACACGCCTTTTGACATCATCAAAAAACGGCTGTTCTGGCTGGATACGGACGGGCTGTTTTCCTCCGGCAATACCCAGCAAACGAATGAGAATTTTCAAAAAATGCTTCGGCGGCTGTCGCATTACCCCGATACGCTGCTGCTGATCGAGGATATGCGCGACTTCATCGAAGCCACCCGCAATAACGGCTGCACCCATTTTATCAATGCTTTGATGCAGGCGGTTGAGCGCGGAAAATTTCAGGCGATTTTTGAATGCCGTGACGAGGATCTGGAAGTCGTGCTGAAATGCCATTCCAATATCAGCGAATGTTACACAATGATGGATTTGCAGGAGCCCGATGACGGTTCTTTAAAAATTATCGTACAGGAAGCCGTTAAATCATTGCAGGCCTATCACCATGTCGGCATTTCGGAAGAGGCAATTGACACCGCCATTCAGCTGACCTGCAAATACCGCGTACGCGAAATGAGCCTCAGCCGCGCCCAGCCGGAGCGGACAATGAATCTTCTTGACCGTGCCTTCACCGCCTATCGTCAGGCCGCACATGGCCAGCCGCCCGAACTGACGGAAAAACAAAGCCGCCTAACCGAAGTCAAGCCGAACAGCAAAGATATGAAAGAGCTGGAGGCCGAGATCGCGGCGATTAAAACAAAATGGGAAGATACGCAATCCCGCCTGCGGAAACTGCATCACAACCAAAGCGAAGCGGAAGAAACACTGCGCCGTCTGGAAGATGAGCTGGAAGCCCAGCGCAAAAAAGATCAGGAAAATCTGGAAGAACGCAAAGCCGCGTATGATGCCAAGGCAGCGGAAAATAGCGAAAAAAACTTCAAACCTTTCAGCATGACAACAGCAGCAGCCGGATTTGAAAGCGAGGAAGTCAACGCGCTGAAAGCCGTCATGAAAAAAGTGCAGGATGCCATTCAAAAAAATAAAGCGGAATTTGTGGCACTGACAGAGGAAATCAATGCAGGGCTGGAACTGAAAGCCGAGCATGTGCTGGCGGAATTCAGCATGTTGTCCGGCATTCCCGCCAGCAAGCTGAACCGCGATGAAAAGGCCAAATTGCTTGAACTTGATAAAGCGCTGTCCTCCCGTGTTTTCGGGCAGGACCACGCCGTCAGAAAACTGGCCGATGCCGTGCGTGTTGCCCGCGTCGGTTTGAAAGACCCGCACAAACCGCAAGCCTCCTTCATGTTCCTCGGCCCGTCAGGGGTCGGCAAAACCGAAATGGCCAAGGCGCTGACCGCCGCACTGCATGACGATGAACGCGCCCTGCTCCGCTTTGACATGTCCGAATATATGGAGAAACATGCGGTGGCAAAACTGATCGGCGCGCCGCCCGGTTACGAAGGTTATGAGGCCGGCGGCATTTTGACCAATGCCATGCGCCGCAATCCTTATGTTGTTATTCTCTTCGATGAAATCGAAAAGGCGCATCCGGATGTGTTCAATGTTTTCCTGCAGGTGCTGGATGACGGGCGGCTGACGGATAACCGCGGACTGACTGTTTCTTTTAGCGAAGCCGTCATCATCATGACCACAAATATCGGGCAGAAAAACTTTCTCGACCCGTCTATGTCTTATGATGAAGCGGTCGCAGAAACCATTCAGGAACTGGATAACACCTACCGCCTTGAATTCCTGAACCGCTTTAACGGACGGCAGAATATCGTCTGCTTTAACGCGCTTGACCTTGCCGTCATCGAACGCATCGCCGCGCGTGAAATCGGCAAATTGAATGCACAAATCAAAGCACAGGGACGTAATATTCAAATCGAGATTGACGAGCCTTCTCTTGCCGCCATCTGTAAAGATCATTACAGCCCGTCAAACGGTGCCCGCGGCATACCGGGGTATTTCGCGGCAAAAGTGCATCCCGTTATCGCCAATATGCTGCTGGAATCAGAACTCAGCGCAGGGATTATGAAGGTGACTTACGATAAAAAAACCAAAGATTTGCAAGTCGTTCCGTCAGCAGCGACGGAAGCCAATGACGGCAAACCCGCCAAACGTGACAAAAGCTACGCCTAA
- a CDS encoding alcohol dehydrogenase catalytic domain-containing protein, translating into MRALIKDKTDVAVRNIEQPQVQSADDVVIRIALAGLCRTDVFMADGLINGNETVTLGHEFAGIVEDAGADAQGFAKGDRVTVMPVIPCGKCGFCNSGAKDSCQNTTMLGINHDGAFAEYIRVPANTVYKLPANVSFKHGAYSEPVAAALAVMKADISPAQRGFIYGNNRFAKLIRRIMRSYGFDNVSIHDPQTEKLEDNAYDFAIETLATEAAMEEIFRAVRPRGRVIIRSRKHEPVGICFDLAVKKEVTMQAVNYGPFDEAIALMAEGRIQVDDLLGDVHDLESFAAVFAASKTSETSKVFFKPGTEPEVE; encoded by the coding sequence ATGCGCGCCCTGATAAAAGACAAAACGGACGTTGCCGTCCGCAATATTGAACAGCCGCAAGTGCAATCCGCCGATGATGTTGTTATCCGCATCGCATTGGCAGGGCTGTGCCGTACAGATGTCTTTATGGCCGACGGGTTAATCAACGGCAATGAAACCGTTACGCTCGGCCACGAATTTGCCGGTATTGTTGAAGATGCCGGAGCGGATGCCCAAGGCTTTGCCAAAGGTGACCGCGTGACTGTCATGCCCGTTATCCCCTGCGGCAAATGCGGCTTTTGCAATTCCGGCGCAAAGGACAGCTGCCAGAACACGACCATGCTGGGAATCAACCATGACGGTGCCTTTGCCGAATATATCCGCGTTCCCGCCAATACGGTCTATAAGCTTCCCGCAAATGTCTCTTTTAAACACGGTGCCTATAGCGAGCCTGTCGCCGCCGCCCTCGCGGTTATGAAGGCCGATATTTCTCCCGCACAGCGCGGCTTTATTTACGGCAATAACCGTTTTGCCAAACTGATCCGGCGCATCATGCGTTCCTACGGTTTTGATAATGTCAGCATCCATGACCCGCAAACGGAAAAACTGGAAGATAACGCTTATGATTTCGCCATCGAAACACTGGCGACAGAGGCCGCAATGGAAGAAATCTTCCGCGCCGTCCGCCCGCGCGGACGCGTGATTATCCGCAGCCGCAAGCATGAGCCGGTCGGCATCTGTTTTGACCTTGCCGTTAAAAAAGAAGTCACCATGCAGGCTGTCAATTACGGCCCCTTTGACGAGGCAATCGCTTTAATGGCCGAAGGACGCATTCAGGTTGATGATCTACTGGGTGATGTGCATGATCTGGAAAGCTTTGCCGCCGTCTTCGCTGCATCGAAAACCAGTGAGACATCAAAAGTGTTTTTTAAACCGGGAACAGAGCCCGAGGTAGAATAA
- a CDS encoding ankyrin repeat domain-containing protein → MKGPFGEPTAKELEFLQAALEGDLQTVIRLCEEKEINVNIRGPQNGMTALYHAASHGHNAMLDYLLAQDGIDVNIPNALGQTPLMRAVWFEQEKAVEKLLDHADIDVSATDHEGLSSAFSWADFIGNPQISKTLSEKTGVPLNEEKRFISKIENWWNG, encoded by the coding sequence ATGAAAGGACCATTCGGAGAGCCGACAGCAAAAGAATTGGAATTTCTGCAAGCCGCCTTGGAAGGCGATTTACAGACGGTGATAAGGTTGTGTGAAGAAAAAGAGATTAATGTAAATATACGCGGTCCGCAAAATGGTATGACGGCACTTTATCATGCGGCCTCGCACGGGCATAACGCGATGCTGGATTATCTGCTGGCGCAGGACGGTATTGATGTGAATATTCCCAATGCGCTGGGGCAGACGCCTCTGATGCGTGCGGTATGGTTTGAACAGGAAAAAGCCGTTGAAAAGCTCCTCGATCATGCCGATATCGATGTTTCGGCAACGGATCATGAGGGGCTCAGCTCCGCATTCTCATGGGCGGATTTTATCGGTAACCCGCAAATTTCAAAAACTCTGTCCGAGAAGACAGGCGTGCCGCTGAATGAAGAAAAACGTTTTATATCTAAAATAGAAAATTGGTGGAATGGTTGA
- a CDS encoding VOC family protein, protein MEQRISLMTLGVSDLKKSRAFYDSLGWKTASEDMAEEIVAYDLNNMTLALYPFDKLMADAKLTFEKPLHSAVTIAYNVRTEDEVDSILAEAVKAGGMLVKAGEKVFWGGYSGYFADPDGHLWEVAHNPMAPLGPDGEFQWKGCTA, encoded by the coding sequence ATGGAACAGCGTATCAGTCTTATGACACTTGGTGTGTCAGACCTTAAAAAATCCCGCGCATTCTATGATTCGCTGGGCTGGAAAACGGCTTCTGAAGATATGGCGGAAGAAATCGTCGCCTATGATCTGAATAATATGACATTGGCATTATATCCTTTCGACAAATTGATGGCGGATGCCAAGCTGACATTTGAAAAACCGCTGCATTCGGCGGTGACGATCGCCTATAATGTGCGGACGGAAGATGAGGTGGACAGCATATTGGCGGAAGCGGTAAAGGCGGGCGGTATGCTGGTTAAAGCCGGTGAAAAAGTTTTTTGGGGCGGTTATTCCGGTTATTTTGCCGACCCCGACGGTCATTTGTGGGAGGTCGCGCATAATCCTATGGCACCGCTGGGACCGGACGGGGAATTTCAATGGAAGGGCTGCACGGCGTAA
- a CDS encoding DUF692 family protein, protein MMGFGLGLRPEHYPHILEHSPDVDWFEIISENYMETEGRPKYMLEQIREKYPLVMHGVSLSIGTVDPLNSDYLKQLKDLIAWVDPVWISDHLCWTGVAHKQTHDLLPVPYTEEALKHIIERLRMVQDYLERPILMENPSTYLEFQSSEMTEWDFIRRMAEESGCGLLLDANNVYVSCYNHKWDPKTYLDALPMERVVQIHLAGHQNNGTHIIDTHDDHVTDEVWKLYEYIIGTAGQISTMVEWDDKIPAFDVVKAELDKARGFAARAHKPNDLPQFTPNSLVQPASDNLPSYTPQLHKMQEAILSGDEEKAAPENWVRAKPELSESEQIGIYIRGYRYRLFDIVHDDYTALRHYLGDDDFADLIDAYIEAVPSEYPNLARYIEKFPDFVKTRCDDVAYELAVLETAIERISDAGETAALSPEHLAELDPDALMAQPLPLRRALSLYAFRYPVNAYYGAVIDGDDPAPPSPESSYVAVYRHDYEMWRLDLEREEYEILTILQNGVSPAAALEKILGDRHDAAENVSRWFARWMNNHLLAKTA, encoded by the coding sequence ATGATGGGTTTCGGTTTGGGGCTGCGTCCTGAACATTACCCGCATATTCTGGAGCACAGCCCCGATGTGGACTGGTTCGAGATTATCAGTGAAAATTATATGGAGACGGAAGGCCGCCCGAAATATATGCTGGAACAAATTCGGGAAAAGTACCCGCTTGTTATGCATGGTGTTTCCCTGTCCATCGGCACGGTTGACCCGCTCAATTCCGACTATCTGAAACAACTGAAAGATCTGATTGCCTGGGTCGATCCGGTCTGGATTTCCGATCATTTGTGCTGGACGGGTGTGGCGCATAAACAGACACATGATCTGTTGCCCGTTCCTTATACGGAAGAAGCGCTGAAACACATCATTGAAAGACTGCGCATGGTGCAGGATTATCTGGAACGCCCGATTTTGATGGAGAACCCCTCCACCTATCTGGAGTTTCAATCTTCGGAAATGACGGAATGGGACTTTATCCGCCGGATGGCCGAAGAATCCGGCTGCGGGTTATTGCTGGATGCAAATAATGTTTATGTCAGCTGTTATAATCATAAATGGGATCCGAAAACCTATCTGGATGCGCTGCCGATGGAACGCGTGGTGCAAATTCATCTGGCCGGACATCAGAATAACGGCACACATATTATTGATACCCATGATGACCATGTCACGGATGAGGTCTGGAAGCTGTATGAATATATTATCGGTACGGCCGGGCAGATCAGCACCATGGTGGAATGGGATGATAAAATTCCCGCATTCGATGTGGTAAAGGCCGAGCTGGATAAGGCGCGCGGTTTTGCGGCGCGTGCGCACAAACCGAATGATCTGCCGCAATTTACGCCGAATTCATTGGTGCAACCCGCTTCTGACAATCTGCCGTCCTATACACCGCAACTGCATAAAATGCAGGAGGCGATCTTAAGCGGTGATGAGGAAAAAGCCGCGCCCGAAAACTGGGTGCGCGCGAAACCGGAATTGTCGGAAAGCGAGCAAATCGGCATTTATATTCGCGGCTATCGCTATCGTTTGTTTGATATTGTCCATGATGATTATACCGCGCTGCGCCATTATCTGGGCGATGATGATTTTGCGGATTTAATTGATGCATATATTGAAGCCGTGCCGTCGGAATATCCCAATCTGGCGCGCTATATCGAAAAATTTCCGGATTTTGTGAAAACGCGCTGTGATGATGTCGCCTATGAGCTGGCTGTGCTGGAAACGGCGATCGAGCGTATCTCCGACGCAGGAGAAACCGCCGCATTGTCGCCCGAACATCTTGCGGAGCTTGACCCTGATGCGTTGATGGCACAGCCGCTTCCGTTGCGCAGGGCTTTATCCCTGTACGCATTCCGCTATCCGGTGAATGCCTATTACGGTGCGGTCATCGACGGAGATGATCCTGCGCCGCCATCGCCGGAATCCTCTTATGTGGCTGTTTACCGCCATGATTACGAAATGTGGCGGCTGGATCTGGAGCGGGAGGAATATGAAATTCTGACGATTTTACAAAACGGCGTATCACCTGCGGCGGCACTGGAAAAAATTCTTGGCGACAGGCATGATGCGGCGGAGAATGTCAGCCGCTGGTTTGCCCGCTGGATGAATAATCATCTGCTCGCCAAAACAGCTTAG
- a CDS encoding ankyrin repeat domain-containing protein → MGETDWNRELLQAAEHGDVPRLETALANGANVDARDDLGATALIRAADYGETACLIKLITAHADLNAKDRKGQTALIMAADCGHLDCLKALVDAGADTRLTTDVGFSALSKSAMHHHTECSEVLIAGGADTSDLAPHHQKELADAIEAAETRARKARQIQGQKNLRRFRPRPK, encoded by the coding sequence GTGGGTGAGACTGATTGGAATCGGGAGCTTTTACAAGCGGCGGAACACGGTGACGTGCCGCGGCTGGAAACGGCACTGGCCAATGGCGCCAATGTCGATGCCCGTGATGATCTTGGCGCGACGGCACTGATCCGCGCCGCCGATTACGGCGAGACCGCCTGCCTGATAAAACTGATTACCGCCCATGCCGACCTGAACGCCAAAGACAGAAAAGGCCAGACGGCCCTGATTATGGCGGCAGATTGCGGACATCTGGATTGCCTCAAGGCACTGGTTGATGCCGGTGCCGATACGCGACTGACAACAGATGTCGGTTTCAGTGCCCTCAGTAAATCAGCGATGCATCATCATACGGAATGTTCGGAAGTGTTGATTGCGGGTGGCGCAGATACAAGTGACCTAGCGCCGCATCACCAGAAAGAACTAGCCGATGCCATCGAAGCCGCCGAAACCCGCGCCCGTAAAGCGCGCCAGATACAGGGGCAGAAAAATCTGCGCCGTTTCCGCCCCCGCCCGAAATAA